A window of Corallococcus macrosporus DSM 14697 contains these coding sequences:
- a CDS encoding sensor histidine kinase, whose translation MRLYQQLVLFMLAATVLPLAAVGFLLLSRAEAELAARIDAEQRAQATATAESVGATVMEVVDALARSAELIDWQAASDAETQGALRLLYGQSPAVSAVLKLDAEGRPLGAPVFRARAFDGHPAFSPDSVDRLVRSIPVQTLRGGGKGQAALGSAYVHAEEGRSAVAVAVKLAEGDGAPFAVAEVVLQPLEAVLRRRLGDGLGRIHLVDEERRVLASTVPERRGQVLPPELGARLLAPAAPLAEPVRSFRVESPARRVSVARVPHGMRFDVLVEVDEAAALAPVHGMRRTVLLSIGATFLVLLGLGALFTRRLNLRLAEVVRGAEAYGRGELDTRVKVTGQDELSELATTFNRMGEELEAARARMLRWNDDLRVRVDEATAELKAAQAQLVEAQKLAAVGQLGAGVAHEINNPLAGILGNVQLLMLDRGAADPDLESLRKIEQSAKRCKEITQNLLRFSQQRERAELRPVDLNAVVRDALTLTEHQVRGEGVVLTSVLEDGLSRVRADPGHLSQVVLALVSNARTAMLKSPDKRLTLRTGEADGFGFLEVEDTGKGIAPSHRPRIFEPFFTTKDVWSNVGLGLSVAWRVVTEAGGSIEVRSEVEQGSCFTVKLPKA comes from the coding sequence ATGAGGCTCTACCAGCAACTCGTCCTGTTCATGCTCGCCGCGACGGTGCTTCCCCTGGCCGCGGTCGGCTTCCTGTTGCTTTCGCGCGCGGAGGCGGAGCTGGCCGCCCGCATCGACGCGGAGCAGCGCGCGCAGGCGACCGCCACCGCGGAGTCCGTGGGCGCCACCGTGATGGAGGTGGTGGACGCGCTGGCCCGCTCGGCGGAGCTCATCGACTGGCAGGCCGCGAGCGACGCGGAGACGCAGGGCGCGCTGCGGCTCCTGTATGGCCAGTCCCCGGCGGTGAGCGCGGTGCTGAAGCTGGACGCGGAGGGCCGCCCGCTGGGCGCGCCCGTCTTCCGCGCGCGGGCGTTCGACGGGCACCCGGCCTTCTCCCCCGACTCCGTGGACAGGCTGGTGCGCTCCATCCCCGTGCAGACGCTGCGGGGGGGCGGCAAGGGCCAGGCCGCGCTGGGCAGCGCGTACGTCCACGCGGAGGAGGGGCGCTCGGCGGTGGCCGTGGCGGTGAAGCTGGCGGAGGGGGACGGCGCGCCCTTCGCCGTCGCGGAGGTGGTGCTGCAGCCGTTGGAGGCGGTGCTGCGCCGCCGCCTGGGAGACGGGCTGGGGCGCATCCACCTGGTGGACGAGGAGCGCCGCGTGCTCGCCAGCACCGTGCCCGAGCGCCGGGGCCAGGTGCTGCCGCCGGAGCTGGGCGCGCGCCTGCTGGCCCCGGCGGCGCCGCTGGCGGAGCCGGTGCGCAGCTTCCGCGTGGAGTCCCCCGCCCGGCGCGTCAGCGTGGCGCGCGTGCCCCATGGCATGCGCTTCGACGTGCTGGTGGAGGTGGACGAGGCCGCCGCGCTGGCGCCCGTCCACGGCATGCGGCGCACGGTGCTGCTGTCCATTGGCGCCACCTTCCTGGTGCTGCTGGGGCTGGGCGCGCTCTTCACGCGCCGCCTCAACCTGCGGCTGGCGGAGGTGGTGCGCGGCGCGGAGGCCTACGGCCGCGGCGAGCTGGACACGCGCGTGAAAGTCACGGGCCAGGACGAGCTGAGCGAGCTGGCCACCACCTTCAACCGCATGGGCGAGGAGCTGGAGGCGGCCCGCGCCCGGATGCTCCGCTGGAACGATGACCTGCGCGTCCGCGTGGACGAGGCCACCGCGGAGCTGAAGGCGGCCCAGGCGCAGCTCGTGGAGGCGCAGAAGCTGGCCGCGGTGGGGCAGCTCGGCGCGGGGGTGGCGCACGAAATCAACAACCCGCTGGCCGGCATCCTCGGCAACGTGCAGTTGCTGATGTTGGACCGCGGCGCCGCGGACCCGGACCTGGAGTCGCTGCGGAAGATCGAGCAGAGCGCCAAGCGCTGCAAGGAGATCACCCAGAACTTGCTGCGCTTCTCCCAGCAGCGCGAGCGCGCGGAGCTGCGGCCGGTGGACCTCAACGCCGTGGTGCGCGACGCGCTCACCCTCACCGAGCACCAGGTGCGCGGCGAGGGCGTGGTGCTCACCAGCGTGCTGGAGGACGGACTCTCGCGCGTGCGCGCGGACCCGGGCCACCTGTCGCAGGTGGTGCTGGCGCTGGTGTCCAACGCGCGCACCGCGATGCTGAAGTCACCGGACAAGCGGCTCACCCTGCGCACGGGCGAGGCCGACGGCTTCGGCTTCCTGGAGGTGGAGGACACGGGGAAGGGGA